CTGTGAGAACATGGTGCGCGTGATGTACGATCTAAACCGTGTTATAGTCGCTTATAGGCAATATTAAATCTCATTAGGTATAGTATAAATTGCATTATTGTTCAAGATATTACTGGGCAGCCGTGTTTTAAATGTGAGTAATTCGGATATATGCTCCATTAACTACAGCTATGGCTGTTAAGGTTTACACCTGCAAAAACTAGTGTTGCTGCTCTGCAGTTGCCATATTAGATACGGATTTGCATTGTATTGTTAATGCTAAGTGTGGTTTTAGTTGATGATTTCGACATAGTTTGCCGGAAACAGTCCATAGGTTCCGTCAGGGCCCAATCCCTGCCACCAGCCCTCGTCAATTTGATCGATGTGCGTTATAACATCGCCGGGATCAAACGTTATTTCTGATTCATCAGCTGCCTGATAGTCATACAAGGCACGGGCACGTAGACCCAAGTCGCCCAGGCTCTCCTGGCATATGAAGTCATCCTCATTGACCAGATCGGTCACTTATATTGAGCAAATATAAAGAAAGAAATAGATTAATATCAACGTATGATACTCATTTCGACAACTTACATGCATTACGTTCCAGTGTACTTAAGCCGGATGTCTTAACCGATTGGGACTGCTGCACTGTGACTGATACTTTGGTGCGCACCTCTTCCTCTTTGTATACAGCCGTGTCGGTCTCGTTTGACGATGTCGTCGTCTCATCCGGTGACTGTGATTGAACCGAGTTTGTTTTACTGTGCGGCGATCGTTTGATGGTGGAGAACTGCTCACTCTCATGAGCCAGTGGTAGGTCCTCAGTTTGCTGCAGGTCCTCCTCGTTTATGGTTTCAACGGAATTCACCTCGGCCACAACTGGTGGCTTGTTGGCCTCAGAAGCTTCGGCGGCCACTGGAGGATTAATAGGCGAAACAGACTGTGGAGGCAAGGTGGCCTCTGTATCCTGATTCTGATTGTGATTGAATACGTTTATACGCTGTGCAATAGAATTTCGGGCGGGCTTCGCCGGCGGTTGTGTATTGAGCCTGAAACTTCGTACAATAAATAACAAGAATGCAAATCAAGCCAACGAGCTTACTTGGATTGCAACTGGCCCTCGCTGGTGTGCTTGGTGAACATTGCCTTGGCAGCACCCACCCGTGAGCCGATCAACTCACGTGCCTCCTGATTCCGCGCCTGGCGCATACGCTCCGCATCGGTTAGGTTATTCGCAAAAGTTGCAGATGTTTTCTCAGGACTCAATGGCTGCGGCGAACTGAAAATTCAGTATGCGGTTAAGTCACAAATGTTCAACAGAATGTCAATAACATGTTCGTATATTTACGTTTTAATGGGCACATGAGCCGGCTGTAGTTTAGTCGTGCTTATGACCAGCTTTTCGCGCTCCTTATGCTCCTTTTCTTCGCGAGCGCGTTGCTCCTGCTCGAGCTTCAGAAGCTCTAAGCGCTTGGCTTCCTTTTCAGCACCAATGCGATGCTTCTCCTCTGCTTCCTCCTTCTTCCAGAAGTCCTGCATGACACTCGCGTTGAGCTCCTTTGTAGGAATAACCCGAGTATAGTTTGTGCCCACTGGCGCCTTTTGCTCCTCCATGGCTCCACGCGGCTCCTTAAAACTGTATGCGGAGCTAACCGTGCTCAACTTCTTTAACAAACGCTCGATATCGATGTCATCCTCATTACGTGCATTGATTGTCAAATGGGCACCGGAGAGAAGTTTACCCACGTCATGAATATGGTTCGCGCAGGTGCCCTTGCGTAGCACTGGTGCGCCTTCGCCCTTCAAGGTGGAACGGTAAATAGTTAGATAAGATAACAAGAATGAACGAAAAACAACACACTGACTCACCTGCCAGTTGACGAGCAGGTACTTATTGAGGCCAGTCTTTGGATCTTCGATTTGCAAAAATGCGTACATTATTTTGCCGCTATTGAGGTCCTCGCTTAGCTCGTCTACGCCGCCGTCTCCTTTTCCGACCAGCTTCAGTTCGTTCGTCTGGCCTTCATAGCCAAACAGCGCCCAGTTGGTGCTGCTCTTGTCGTCCAGCACATCCTTCCAGGCACCCACTATTTGCGCCCGATGTTTCTCGAAGCTAATTGCCATTTTCTTCTTGCGTGTTCGCGATTGAATGTGTGTTAATCTCCGTTCACCCGTCGGCAACCAATGCCAACGACCTTGAACAAAGCCGCAAAATGCGATAAATCGAACTTCCAAAAGTCTTCACAAGCTTTCACTCGTGCACCTTTTTTGGTGCTGTCACCGCCAATTTTGGTAAAGCCAACGCCCCAAAAGTGCAATTTTCTCACTTGAATggagttttaattaaatgcacatCGAATGCAgcagagacacacacataaacgCAACATTTACGTAGGTTTTGTTGATATAATATCGATAATAacgatttttgaattttcgATTCGGAGTGTCGATTTATGCCGTTGGCTTGTCCGTCAAATCTATGAAAAATGTATTAGGACATGAAAAGGTGGCTACAAACAGCATGCGTatattattaaacaaaatgccTGGTAAAAAAAGCTGTTACATCTTAATTTTGAATGGGTATAATACATTTTAACGTCAATTTAGCTAAAACTTCCATAAAAAAATACTAGAAAAGACTCACTCAACGATGATCTGTGCTCGGTGTTCAAGTTTGCACTAAAAATGGCCGCAGTAGTTGCAGTCGAGCAAGGCATTAACCATATGGCAAGTGGCCATAATAGCCACTAGGGTTGTcgcatatttataaaaatgatttcGTTTTTCTTATTTGTGTGACCGTTCTGTACGAAGAAAATTAATCGACCACACTTTGTTTTTACTTACATTCCATTGGAGAAAATTGTAAGTTTTCTGCGTTTTAAGTTTTACTAACTAAAtactatttttaattaacac
The sequence above is a segment of the Drosophila virilis strain 15010-1051.87 chromosome 3, Dvir_AGI_RSII-ME, whole genome shotgun sequence genome. Coding sequences within it:
- the Abp1 gene encoding drebrin-like protein isoform X1, which encodes MAISFEKHRAQIVGAWKDVLDDKSSTNWALFGYEGQTNELKLVGKGDGGVDELSEDLNSGKIMYAFLQIEDPKTGLNKYLLVNWQGEGAPVLRKGTCANHIHDVGKLLSGAHLTINARNEDDIDIERLLKKLSTVSSAYSFKEPRGAMEEQKAPVGTNYTRVIPTKELNASVMQDFWKKEEAEEKHRIGAEKEAKRLELLKLEQEQRAREEKEHKEREKLVISTTKLQPAHVPIKTSPQPLSPEKTSATFANNLTDAERMRQARNQEARELIGSRVGAAKAMFTKHTSEGQLQSNFRLNTQPPAKPARNSIAQRINVFNHNQNQDTEATLPPQSVSPINPPVAAEASEANKPPVVAEVNSVETINEEDLQQTEDLPLAHESEQFSTIKRSPHSKTNSVQSQSPDETTTSSNETDTAVYKEEEVRTKVSVTVQQSQSVKTSGLSTLERNALTDLVNEDDFICQESLGDLGLRARALYDYQAADESEITFDPGDVITHIDQIDEGWWQGLGPDGTYGLFPANYVEIIN
- the Abp1 gene encoding drebrin-like protein isoform X2; translated protein: MAISFEKHRAQIVGAWKDVLDDKSSTNWALFGYEGQTNELKLVGKGDGGVDELSEDLNSGKIMYAFLQIEDPKTGLNKYLLVNWQGEGAPVLRKGTCANHIHDVGKLLSGAHLTINARNEDDIDIERLLKKLSTVSSAYSFKEPRGAMEEQKAPVGTNYTRVIPTKELNASVMQDFWKKEEAEEKHRIGAEKEAKRLELLKLEQEQRAREEKEHKEREKLVISTTKLQPAHVPIKTSPQPLSPEKTSATFANNLTDAERMRQARNQEARELIGSRVGAAKAMFTKHTSEGQLQSKLNTQPPAKPARNSIAQRINVFNHNQNQDTEATLPPQSVSPINPPVAAEASEANKPPVVAEVNSVETINEEDLQQTEDLPLAHESEQFSTIKRSPHSKTNSVQSQSPDETTTSSNETDTAVYKEEEVRTKVSVTVQQSQSVKTSGLSTLERNALTDLVNEDDFICQESLGDLGLRARALYDYQAADESEITFDPGDVITHIDQIDEGWWQGLGPDGTYGLFPANYVEIIN